Proteins found in one Brachypodium distachyon strain Bd21 chromosome 5, Brachypodium_distachyon_v3.0, whole genome shotgun sequence genomic segment:
- the LOC100824455 gene encoding probable receptor-like protein kinase At4g10390, with the protein MFQGCGLFACVRRRGADVRKRGEAGTASSRVAAEPPLGWDEELEVEVPAAAAARQMAWAEVESATGSFSFRVIGRGGFSTVYLAALSSSRLGAVKVVQHCGSERHSRAFRQELDVLLTLRHPHVVRLLGYNCDERDEGVLVFEYAPNGDLHESLHGRGADNALLPWPRRVAIAFQVGMALEYLHDESSSREVIIHGDIKASNVLLDANMDAKLCDFGFAQSSSGGVKAHRAGGGRPSGRAIMGSPGYVDPHLLRTGVASKASDVYSFGVLLLELVSGREAVCRETGRRLTQVVGPAVSEGKVADVVDPRLGQQHEAGEASVIAELAMRCVGDSPGLRPSMADAVRVLQEKTSALLCAVGSRLDRKIMF; encoded by the coding sequence ATGTTCCAAGGGTGCGGCCTGTTCGCGTGCgtccggcggcgcggcgcggacGTCAGGAAGCGTGGCGAGGCCGGCACGGCCAGCTCGCGGGTGGCCGCGGAGCCCCCACTGGGATGGGATGAGGAGCTCGAAGTGGAagtcccggcggcggcggcggcgaggcagatggcgtgggcggaggtggagtccgCGACGGGTTCCTTCTCGTTCCGCGTGATCGGGCGCGGCGGGTTCAGCACCGTGTACCTGGCCGCGCTCTCCTCGTCCCGCCTGGGCGCCGTCAAGGTCGTCCAGCACTGCGGCAGCGAGCGCCACAGCCGCGCCTTCCGGCAGGAGCTCGACGTGCTCCTCACGCTCCGCCACCCGCACGTCGTCCGCCTCCTCGGCTACAACTGCGACGAGCGGGACGAAGGCGTGCTCGTCTTCGAGTACGCGCCCAACGGCGACCTCCACGAGAGTCTCCACGGCCGAGGCGCCGACAACGCGCTGCTGCCGTGGCCGCGGCGCGTGGCGATCGCGTTCCAGGTGGGCATGGCGCTCGAGTACCTCCACGACGAGAGCAGCAGCCGCGAAGTCATAATTCACGGGGACATCAAGGCCTCcaacgtcctcctcgacgccaACATGGACGCCAAGCTCTGCGACTTCGGCTTCGCGCaatcctcctccggcggcgttAAGGCCCatcgggccggcggcggcaggccgtCGGGCCGGGCCATCATGGGCTCCCCGGGCTACGTGGACCCGCACCTCCTCCGCACCGGCGTGGCCAGCAAGGCGagcgacgtgtacagcttcggcgtCCTGCTGCTGGAGCTCGTGAGCGGAAGGGAGGCCGTGTGCCGCGAGACCGGGCGCCGCCTCACCCAGGTGGTGGGCCCCGCCGTCAGCGAGGGGAAGGTGGCTGACGTGGTGGACCCGAGGCTCGGGCAGCAGCACGAGGCCGGGGAAGCCAGCGTCATCGCGGAGCTCGCCATGCGGTGCGTCGGCGACAGCCCCGGGCTCAGGCCGTCCATGGCGGACGCGGTGCGCGTGCTCCAGGAGAAGACCTCCGCGCTGCTCTGCGCCGTCGGATCCAGACTGGACCGCAAGATCATGTTTTAG